The region AACCGTAGAGGCGTCAGGATTAGAGAAgaagcttttgtttgtttttgttgttttcatcgCGTAGGGCGTTGCTAGAACTATTACTCGTATCCTTTAATTGATGAACCGTCCTGTTGGATTTAGtttaaaacaaaccacagaCTGCTTTGAGAAGCTCGGTTTGATCCCCGGTGGTTTTGGCAAACGCAGACCGTCATTCATAATGTGACTTTACTCCAAAAATGACATAAAGAAAATGGGATTAATGTCTATCAAAACAAACCTGCTACATCATGGATCTTTCTTCTTATGTCAACAGTCTGTTATAGTTTTGACAAGTTAATCTCACTAGGGAATTTTAGAGAGGGGTTTCCCATGTTGTGTTAGCCCAATCTCTGGGTTTTACCCCCCAAACCGCTCCACACCTTTTCTTCCCTTCCTTTCATcgctcttctcttttctttggaATCGGAAATGTTTCTGGCAAGACGAGTAGAAAAACTTCCTTAAAGGTCACTTCAGGTGAACATTGTTTTGGTGAATTTATAGCTAAGCAGGAGGTTAAGTTAGTATTTACTCTCAGCATAATCATTtccattgttgattaattaagCTTAACACACCTCTCCAATGTTCATCAGACATGCTACAAAATTAAACCACCATGTTTCTTTCACAAAAAAAGATGTCACGCATTCGAGCACTGATATCAAAGGCAGATATCAATCATTTGTGCTTTCCCTCAACTTTTATCTTCCACGTCTTTCTGCCAAACAACTATCCAAGGAATGTCACCCTGACCCCCATCCTCCCAGAGAAGCCACGCTGCCTTCTCACCCCACCCCCAACCACCGTAGCGCTAACCCCTGCATCCTGCGGTTTAGGGTTAGTGGTGGTCAGTGTGTTAGTGGAGCTTTGTGATGTGGGTGGGGGCAGCAGTGTGGAATGCTGTTCCTCCGGAGGGGGGGATGGGTTGAAGGTTATCCTCGTCAGGTTTACCACTCAAACACagcaaaaagagacaaagacaacTGTGCCTTTTCTTAAGCAGGGTTGTGTGTTGACAAATTGATGAGTAAAGTGGGAACAGCAAGCTTTGTAGTGCTTGTTTGTTTATCAGGTGAGACATAATGATCACCTTAAAATACCTGATAAGTCCTATCGGGCTCTGATGGTATCACACAGCGAGGAATGGGTGGGGGTTGTACTCAAGGGTCAAAGTATCCACAGGCTCAATGTGGAGCTGATTTGGTCTCTGGTCGTGTAATAAAGCAGGTTATGAAAAATCTATTGAttgctatatataaatatatatcccACTAAGAACTTTGACTCTTCCTCATCTATTAGGGCTTGACAAACATCATAAGTCACCATAAAAACTGGAGTTCCACAAACACCAGACAATAATTTTGATACTGAATCCTCTTCCCGTGTTACCTTTTTCAGAGCAAGTTGCACATGGAGGGCTTCCGCAGCCTGAAGGAAGGCGAGGCGGTCGAGTTTGCCTTCAAGAAGTCATCAAAGGGCCTGGAGTCGCAGAGAGTTACCGGGCCATGCGGCTGCCACTGCGTGGGCAGCGAAAGGAGACCCAAAGGAAAGAAGGTCCAGAAGAGACGCTCAAAGGGAGATAGGTAAGCAGGGAAAATCTGGGAAAAGAGCAGAAAGACATTTAATGAATGCTAGaagggcagttttttttttttaaatctgtaaaGAACCACTTTTATCTAAAACTAAAATGGTTTTCATTGGACGGAGGGACCTTTTAGAGGCTTTATTTCTCAGGAGTCCACAAACAGTTATTGTTGTGTCCAGTTTGGATCAGATATACAATGGTGTTTTAGTTTCTACCCcattctccttcctcttcctcgacCCCAACCCCCCACCTCCAGCCCTAGCAAGGGTCACTCCAGCAGGCTTGACGTGTGACCTGGATCAATAACTGTTTAAATCTGCTGGCCCCGAGTGAATTCACACCCAttgactctctctctttctctctctctctctctctaaaaccTTCCTAAACCACCAATGTGATTTGGAACGACAAAACCAATCTCATAACCACAAAAATCATAATTTGAGTTTGTTGGTTATAGAATGATACATTTTACCAACTCTATGTGATGGTCATTCCTTATTACTGCAAAAgaagtaatttttataattttcgTTTGATCTGAACCTTTACAGGATCTGTGAAAAAGTAGAGTTCAGGTCCCGTGAAAGTTacaaaaaagccccaaaaacgTAATGATTAAACTACAGATCTATCTTTACATTTCTTCTGAAGATTTTCATGCAACGGCAACAGTGTCCCTCCAAGTGAAAGAAAGGAGAGCCATGGGGGCCTCGATTTTTCATTCTTTGAATATCAATATAGCGCAGGGTTAGAGGTGTATCAACTTCACCCCCCTGTCAGTTGTGATTAGAGCCAGAGAGTAGTCAGTGTGAGAACAGAGATCATTACCGCCTCAAAGAGTCCTGGGAGGCCCGCTGTGGCTCAATAACTCTCCCTAGACCACACTGATCCATGGATAAGATATCGTTCCCCTCTAGCGTATTTCATTATGCAGCTGGATGGTGTTTCATTGGTTCATATATGATTGATTGATCATAACCAATAGTCAGATATCACTGGGACGGGAGTGAGGAGTATACGTTCCAGTTCTTAGCTCGTGTTTTGCCACCAGCTGTTTTTTCCGTCTTCCTTTTTATAGACCacctttgtgagtgtgtgtatatgtatgactgagggtggggaaaaaaagctccTGTCCATTTAATTGATAACAGATGTAAGAGCCCGGGCAAGGGGGTGAAAGGTCACCGTTGTCATGGCAACAGTGTATGAGTAAATGCAAGAGGGCTGGGATGGGATTGGGGGTTAGAGAACTGAGGAGAGGGCGGGGAGGGCAAGGTTCAGAGGTCATTACTGCAGCTTTTTTAGACAAAGGGACCACTTCCCCTTCCCTCCACTTTCCTCCTGATGGATGCTGATGTAGGAAGATCCTGCAACGTGGCGGTATAGACCTTGACACCACCCCAAACGGCCAAAACTGACCCCTTGGCAGGCGTGCTGTTCAAACGTCATCTGCCGTTACAATGGTGGCAGGGGGTCCGCGGTGCCACAGAGCGACCGCCCCACGCCCACCACCCATCTGTCTCCCGCCCCTGCACGCGTGGCCATTCTATAGATTATGTTGGAACAGAGGTGGCCGATGGCGCCCGCGATGGCTCCCGCTGACCCCTCATGGTGTTCATTTCTAAAGTTCAATGCCGATGAAACGGGTGTCTTACTTTGATACAATGGAGTCCAACGGGAAGCTTTTGGCAGTGACAAACTGACAAATAGGACAAGCTGTTCACGATACCTTTAGATAATGAGTCATGGTAACCACACCAGGTCTATGGAAAAATAGTACTCCACTTCAATAGTACAACCTTCCAGAAACTTGCCCAAAGGttggttgtatttttttgaCCATCTAAGCAACTATGGCATGTTTTTAGATGTGTTACCTCGTGTGCTCCTCCACAGAGCAATGTGGTGTGACCTGGAATGCCCTTTTTAAGATTTATGACCAAACTCAAGTCATTCCAGGTGAAGTGTTGCCATCTAGTGGAAAAAAGGTGCAACTTAAAGTCTCCCTCCACTCAAAAAATGTGCTTCATACAGATGTTTTACCGTCACTGTGCAGAGTTTCACACTAGAAGCCCATTTACACATCTGCTGAAGGAGATGTGGTTAATCTTTAATCtgagatttgtgacatcacaactagtttgttatattttctcgattaatcgattagtcgtttggtctataaaacgtcagaaaattgtgaaaaagttTCCCAAAgcacaagatgacgtcctcaaatgtctcaaaagcttgtgttaaccacagaccatatttcaggcatctaactaacaACCTattcaaaaaaaaacattgactttccaagacgagggaaccgggagtgctaaaatgcaaactcatttccgAGTTTTAGGcaaggcttattgaaagaggctgggacatggGTCATGGGTAAGGggtgcgcagtgtaactggagctgcggccATACGTTgcaattggctcaatttcagcgaGTGCAGATCAGATTGTACtacgcatgtgttgtaccccaaagatatgacgcgttgatgatgtGTGACATCTCCTTTTTTCGCCCTCcctggttttaggactcctgcaccactctattaaATGTTATAGACAACGTCATTGTTGTGTTCAGAGCTTTTTTGTTGCCCCAATGTGGCCAAACAATCATTTATTGCATGTTCAAGCGCACATTACATGTGACTAAAATGCTCTCTGCTCTCGTAGGTGCTACAACTGCGGAGGCCTGGACCACCACGCCAAAGAGTGCAAGTTACCACCCCAGCCCAAAAAGTGCCATTTCTGCCAGAGCATCGACCACATGGTTGCCAACTGCCCAATCAAAGCACAACAGTCCTCACCGGGCTCTCAGGGAAAACCGTCCCCCTCGaaaggagacgaggaggaggagcacaGCCCTTCGGCACCGCCTCCCGAGGCCTCTGATTAAGCGAGAAATTGGGCAACACTGACGCCGGGGGAAGCACAGAGGCCAATCAAACTGCTTTGATGGAGAGACGGGACACACGGATCCCCTTCCACCTGTCGAAGCTGCTTTTGGAACTACCTCAGGTTAAGAAAAATGCTGATGAAGAATGTTgctgaattttatttttttgtttgtttgttttcagttggTGTAACACACACTCAGGAATACTGCTGTATTATTGCACTCAGGACGCTTTCTAAATGTTTGAATCACTGCTGTGGCTTGAGGGCTTTGAGATTGTAGTGAGCAATGCCATATAACGGATTATCTTGATGATGAGTTTATGTAgaatctgttttcttttatgtgATACTGTGCCTCTGTGGTGGGCATTATACCTCTTCTGTTTTTGTGTAATACTCAGTTAGTGTGGAGTTACACTTTTGCTGCCTTACCATTTAGTCTCTGACTGTTACACCTCACTATCCGACAAGGCAGAGACGTGACAGTTGGTACCTCTGTAATGAATGTTAGTTTGCATATCGCATGGGGAATGGGAGGGGTTCGTGAAAACACATGGGACGGGTTTTAGGGTATAGCTCTAGGCAATGTATTGGCATCTGCCAATATTGCAATTGACCATCCAGTTTTCCTGGGGCCAAATGAATGTCAGACCAAAAGTGGTTTCCAGCTTTTGGTCAGAGTTATTGTTTATGTCATTTCCTTATTTTCATCCAGTGTTTTTGCTGGCTGTCTAAAGGTACACGGTCTACCTCTTTGGTGCATGTTTGGTCTGATACCAAAACTGTCACTCTAACCGCTGATGGTAAACCCAATATTCTCAGAATACGACTTTGGAGATTGTGATTTGAATTGGgattaaatcaaatcctttttGCACTACAGTATTTACACAGCATTGCCATTAGTTGTCATAGACCccattaa is a window of Sebastes umbrosus isolate fSebUmb1 chromosome 11, fSebUmb1.pri, whole genome shotgun sequence DNA encoding:
- the si:ch1073-284b18.2 gene encoding protein lin-28 homolog A isoform X1: MMQESDRKEKRVCKTEEDEGPSTEEDCQSFLGVGVCKWFNVRMGFGFLSMTDREGVPLDEPVDVFVHQSKLHMEGFRSLKEGEAVEFAFKKSSKGLESQRVTGPCGCHCVGSERRPKGKKVQKRRSKGDRCYNCGGLDHHAKECKLPPQPKKCHFCQSIDHMVANCPIKAQQSSPGSQGKPSPSKGDEEEEHSPSAPPPEASD
- the si:ch1073-284b18.2 gene encoding protein lin-28 homolog A isoform X2, coding for MGSVSHQEFPGVCKTEEDEGPSTEEDCQSFLGVGVCKWFNVRMGFGFLSMTDREGVPLDEPVDVFVHQSKLHMEGFRSLKEGEAVEFAFKKSSKGLESQRVTGPCGCHCVGSERRPKGKKVQKRRSKGDRCYNCGGLDHHAKECKLPPQPKKCHFCQSIDHMVANCPIKAQQSSPGSQGKPSPSKGDEEEEHSPSAPPPEASD